Proteins from a genomic interval of Pseudomonas silesiensis:
- a CDS encoding leucine-rich repeat domain-containing protein — protein sequence MKKTMSPRPPPKGPISVDIHPRPRQPSDGHTPLPDTLPRVDFGSPATTNLQNPSRTTGTPGDGDLDAITPAPTVTASDLPSVPVPAPAAAPRSLERYWVASAAQLPAPDAQGIRTLKGRQYVDVPGGGIVHVEADPDTGLYLYRAKLPRELQASGPVLVRDPSGTLWHPVDEIGSTTYPFEAQVLFHRRIAERALVKSYFAEATDQHADDFIAHFGDKDKAEAELKRLQLGFPHLDQEVRAWERAYKGIDDGERIRRLAIGAKIRRLYKWQGETLEKVHRDGRLVGFKLDLDLGNRKNQTLPIFSTRAYSIVSLNLQGSAVQKLGGLIAGFAHIETLKIRIYGTTIELPVEIERLTALRVLNMSETRLTLGPGDVERLTNLPRLQELNLEKCNLQLAPSVRGMTELRVLMLGDNGISDLPAGLSQLPGPSRLHVLDLHRNRNIRAAPDISGMSELRVLDLRDTGINQLPVGLGSADGPLRLEVLKLGDNRIWVAPSLRGMTALRELDLGNTGIDRLPEGITSEIPKTNLDISNNDIASIPEHIEIRKGFELRFNPITDPSTLRRLIFARRQTGTDIWLGTGDADLTVNLWLRNVPQDQIPDKLTLWDSVFPVSEGPLAPNKMKIRELSRTPEFQVERQILQRRVWAYLERFAEADQDERVQLTQILRNEPSPGQMLDKLEEELRKYDAGRQNQPPHHLPKRPRLD from the coding sequence ATGAAAAAAACCATGTCACCAAGACCGCCACCCAAAGGTCCCATCAGCGTCGATATCCACCCCCGTCCCAGACAGCCCTCGGACGGCCATACACCACTACCCGACACCCTGCCGCGGGTCGATTTCGGCTCGCCAGCCACGACGAATCTGCAAAATCCTTCCAGGACGACCGGGACACCGGGGGATGGCGATCTTGATGCCATCACCCCTGCACCGACCGTAACGGCCAGCGACCTGCCTTCTGTCCCGGTGCCTGCCCCCGCCGCGGCGCCGCGTTCGCTCGAGCGTTATTGGGTTGCCTCGGCGGCGCAGCTTCCCGCTCCGGACGCCCAGGGCATAAGGACGCTCAAAGGACGTCAGTACGTCGATGTGCCGGGCGGTGGCATCGTGCATGTCGAGGCGGATCCTGACACCGGCCTGTACCTGTACCGGGCCAAACTGCCGAGAGAACTGCAAGCCTCAGGTCCGGTGCTAGTGCGCGATCCCTCGGGCACGCTTTGGCATCCAGTGGATGAGATTGGGTCAACGACCTACCCATTTGAAGCGCAAGTCCTGTTCCACAGGCGGATTGCCGAGCGGGCTTTGGTCAAAAGCTACTTTGCGGAAGCGACTGATCAGCACGCTGATGACTTCATCGCACACTTTGGCGACAAGGATAAGGCAGAGGCGGAGCTCAAGCGGCTCCAGCTTGGCTTTCCTCATCTGGACCAAGAGGTCCGTGCCTGGGAGAGGGCGTATAAAGGCATCGATGACGGCGAGCGCATTCGGCGACTTGCTATCGGTGCCAAGATACGTCGACTGTACAAATGGCAAGGCGAAACATTGGAGAAGGTCCATCGCGATGGGCGACTGGTGGGTTTCAAACTGGATTTGGACCTGGGTAATCGAAAAAATCAAACGCTTCCGATTTTTTCGACACGAGCCTACTCCATTGTTTCCCTTAACCTGCAAGGTAGTGCCGTGCAAAAGCTGGGGGGGTTAATTGCGGGGTTTGCCCATATTGAAACTCTGAAGATACGTATATACGGGACCACCATTGAACTGCCTGTCGAAATCGAACGGCTCACGGCGTTGAGAGTCCTGAATATGAGTGAAACCAGACTCACACTGGGACCAGGCGATGTGGAGCGACTCACAAATCTGCCCCGTTTGCAGGAGCTGAACCTGGAAAAATGTAACCTGCAGCTTGCACCTTCAGTGCGTGGCATGACTGAATTGCGAGTGTTAATGCTTGGTGATAACGGAATAAGCGATCTGCCTGCCGGACTGAGTCAGTTGCCCGGGCCGTCACGCTTACATGTGCTTGATCTGCATAGGAATCGAAATATACGAGCGGCGCCTGATATTAGCGGGATGTCCGAGTTGCGAGTATTGGATCTGAGGGACACCGGCATAAACCAGCTACCTGTCGGGCTGGGATCTGCGGACGGGCCATTACGACTGGAAGTTCTGAAACTTGGCGATAATCGGATATGGGTTGCGCCGTCACTCAGAGGCATGACTGCGTTGAGGGAGTTAGACCTTGGCAATACTGGAATCGATAGACTCCCGGAGGGGATCACGTCTGAGATTCCCAAGACAAATTTGGATATAAGCAACAATGACATCGCGTCGATCCCTGAACACATCGAAATCAGAAAAGGCTTTGAGCTTCGATTCAACCCTATTACCGACCCTTCTACCCTGCGCCGACTGATTTTTGCGCGTCGACAAACGGGCACCGATATTTGGCTAGGTACGGGGGACGCTGACCTGACGGTAAATCTTTGGTTGCGAAATGTGCCGCAAGATCAGATCCCTGACAAGTTGACTCTTTGGGACAGTGTGTTCCCCGTTTCCGAGGGCCCGCTTGCCCCTAACAAGATGAAGATTCGAGAACTGAGCAGAACGCCCGAGTTTCAAGTCGAGCGTCAGATTTTGCAGCGTCGGGTCTGGGCATATCTTGAGCGTTTCGCAGAGGCTGATCAAGATGAACGAGTACAACTGACTCAAATTCTGCGCAATGAGCCTAGTCCTGGACAGATGCTGGACAAACTGGAAGAAGAACTACGGAAATACGACGCAGGGCGGCAAAACCAGCCGCCGCATCACTTGCCCAAGCGCCCGAGGCTTGATTGA
- the grxC gene encoding glutaredoxin 3 yields MSNVVVYSSDYCGYCSRAKSLLENKGVAFEEIKVDGKPQVRAAMAQKAGRTSVPQIWIGERHIGGCDDLFALERAGKLDAMLKA; encoded by the coding sequence ATGAGCAACGTCGTCGTCTATTCCAGCGATTACTGCGGTTATTGCTCACGAGCCAAGTCCCTGCTCGAGAACAAAGGCGTGGCCTTCGAAGAAATCAAGGTCGATGGCAAGCCGCAGGTGCGCGCCGCCATGGCCCAGAAAGCGGGGCGTACGTCCGTGCCGCAGATCTGGATCGGTGAGCGCCACATTGGCGGCTGTGATGATTTGTTTGCCCTTGAGCGCGCCGGTAAGCTCGACGCCATGCTCAAGGCCTGA
- the glnL gene encoding nitrogen regulation protein NR(II): MTISDALHRLLLDNLTTATILLDAELRLEYMNPAAEMLLAISGQRSHGQFISELFTESTEALNSLRQAVEQAHPFTKREAMLTALTGQTLTVDYAVTPILASGVTMLLLEVHPRDRLLRITKEEAQLSKQETSKMLVRGLAHEIKNPLGGIRGAAQLLARELPEESLRDYTNVIIEEADRLRNLVDRMLGSNKLPSLAMCNIHEVLERVGHLVEAESQGCITLVRDYDPSIPDVLIDREQMIQAVLNIVRNAMQAISTQNELRLGRISLRTRAMRQFTIGHVRHRLVTKIEIIDNGPGIPAELQETIFFPMVSGRPDGTGLGLAITQNIISQHQGLIECDSHPGHTTFSIFLPLEQGATST; the protein is encoded by the coding sequence ATGACCATAAGCGACGCACTACACCGTTTGCTACTCGACAACCTGACCACCGCCACCATTCTGCTCGACGCCGAGCTGCGTCTGGAGTATATGAACCCGGCGGCGGAGATGCTCCTGGCCATCAGCGGCCAGCGTAGCCATGGGCAGTTCATCAGCGAGTTGTTTACCGAATCCACCGAAGCCCTGAACTCCCTGCGCCAGGCGGTCGAGCAGGCGCACCCGTTCACCAAGCGCGAAGCGATGCTCACGGCCCTCACCGGCCAGACCCTGACCGTCGACTATGCGGTAACGCCGATCCTGGCCAGCGGCGTCACCATGCTGCTATTGGAAGTCCATCCCCGTGACCGTCTGCTGCGGATCACCAAGGAAGAGGCGCAGCTGTCGAAGCAGGAAACCAGCAAGATGCTGGTGCGCGGCCTCGCTCACGAAATCAAGAATCCACTGGGCGGGATTCGCGGCGCGGCGCAATTGCTCGCCCGGGAATTGCCGGAAGAAAGCTTGCGCGACTACACCAACGTCATCATTGAAGAAGCCGACCGCCTGCGTAACCTGGTCGATCGCATGCTCGGCTCCAACAAGCTACCGTCCCTGGCCATGTGCAATATTCATGAAGTGCTCGAGCGCGTCGGCCATCTGGTCGAAGCGGAAAGCCAGGGTTGCATCACTTTGGTGCGCGACTACGATCCAAGCATTCCCGACGTATTAATCGATCGCGAACAAATGATCCAGGCGGTGCTGAACATCGTGCGCAACGCGATGCAGGCCATCAGCACCCAGAACGAGCTGCGACTGGGACGCATCAGCCTGCGCACCCGCGCCATGCGCCAATTCACCATCGGCCATGTGCGCCACCGCCTGGTGACCAAGATCGAAATCATCGACAACGGTCCGGGCATTCCCGCCGAGCTGCAGGAAACCATCTTCTTTCCCATGGTCAGCGGCCGCCCGGACGGTACCGGGCTGGGCCTGGCCATTACCCAGAACATCATCAGCCAGCACCAGGGCCTGATCGAATGTGACAGCCATCCAGGCCACACCACGTTCTCGATCTTTCTGCCACTGGAACAAGGAGCCACATCGACATGA
- a CDS encoding rhodanese-like domain-containing protein, which produces MVAHLIEFATNHYLLVGIFVVLLALLIAYQMQGGGRSLSTGELTGLVNKDAGVVIDIRPVKDFAAGHIVGALNIPHDKLAARVAELEKHKAKTIILVDAMGQTAGTHARELMKSGFTAAKLSGGISSWKGDNLPLVK; this is translated from the coding sequence ATGGTTGCTCACCTGATTGAATTCGCCACTAACCACTATCTGCTCGTCGGTATCTTCGTCGTACTGCTGGCGTTGCTGATCGCTTATCAGATGCAAGGCGGCGGCCGCAGCCTGAGCACCGGTGAACTGACCGGGCTGGTCAACAAGGACGCGGGCGTTGTGATTGACATCCGTCCGGTCAAGGATTTCGCCGCTGGTCACATTGTTGGCGCGTTGAACATTCCTCACGACAAACTGGCGGCTCGCGTCGCCGAACTGGAAAAGCACAAGGCCAAGACCATCATCCTGGTCGACGCCATGGGCCAGACGGCCGGCACCCATGCCCGCGAACTGATGAAATCCGGCTTCACCGCCGCCAAGCTCTCCGGCGGTATTTCCAGCTGGAAGGGCGACAACCTGCCACTGGTGAAGTGA
- the gpmI gene encoding 2,3-bisphosphoglycerate-independent phosphoglycerate mutase: MTTTPKPLVLIILDGFGHSESPESNAIFAAKKPVLDRLWATVPNGLISGSGMDVGLPDGQMGNSEVGHMNLGAGRVVYQDFTRVTKSIRDGEFFENPTICAAVDKAVAAGKAVHFMGLLSDGGVHSHQDHLVAMAELAYKRGAEKIYLHAFLDGRDTPPKSAESSIELLDASFQALGKGRIASIIGRYFAMDRDNRWDRVSQAYNLIVDGKGEFNAATAQEGLQAAYERGESDEFVKATSIGEPVKVEDGDAVVFMNFRADRARELTRVFVEDDFKEFERARQPKLAGFVMLTQYAASIPAPSAFAAGSLDNVLGDYLAKNGKTQLRIAETEKYAHVTFFFSGGREEPFPGEERILIPSPKVATYDLQPEMSAPEVTDRIVDAIENQRYDVIVVNYANGDMVGHSGVFDAAVKAVECLDLCVGRIVDALEKVGGEALITADHGNVEQMSDESTGQAHTAHTTEPVPFIYVGKRDLTVREGGVLADVAPTMLMLLGLEKPAEMTGTSILV, encoded by the coding sequence ATGACTACCACGCCTAAACCTTTGGTCCTGATTATTCTCGACGGCTTCGGTCACAGTGAGAGCCCCGAATCCAACGCTATCTTTGCCGCGAAGAAGCCCGTGCTCGACCGCTTGTGGGCCACCGTGCCGAACGGCCTGATCTCGGGCAGCGGCATGGACGTCGGCTTGCCGGACGGCCAGATGGGCAATTCCGAAGTCGGCCACATGAACCTCGGTGCCGGTCGCGTTGTGTATCAAGACTTCACGCGAGTGACCAAATCGATCCGCGATGGCGAATTTTTCGAGAACCCGACCATTTGCGCCGCCGTCGATAAAGCTGTTGCCGCCGGCAAAGCCGTGCACTTCATGGGCCTGCTGTCCGATGGCGGCGTTCACAGCCACCAGGATCACCTGGTTGCCATGGCTGAACTGGCCTATAAACGCGGCGCTGAAAAAATCTACCTGCACGCCTTCCTCGATGGCCGCGACACGCCGCCAAAAAGCGCCGAGTCGTCCATCGAACTGCTCGACGCGAGCTTCCAGGCCCTCGGCAAAGGTCGGATCGCCAGCATTATCGGTCGATATTTCGCCATGGACCGCGACAACCGTTGGGACCGCGTATCCCAGGCCTACAACCTGATCGTCGATGGCAAGGGCGAATTCAACGCCGCCACCGCCCAGGAAGGCCTGCAAGCCGCGTACGAACGCGGCGAGAGCGACGAATTCGTCAAGGCCACCTCCATCGGCGAGCCGGTCAAGGTCGAAGACGGCGACGCCGTGGTGTTCATGAACTTCCGTGCCGACCGCGCCCGCGAACTGACCCGCGTGTTCGTCGAAGACGATTTCAAGGAATTCGAACGTGCGCGCCAGCCAAAACTGGCCGGCTTCGTCATGCTGACCCAATACGCTGCCAGCATTCCTGCACCATCGGCCTTCGCCGCCGGCAGCCTGGACAACGTGCTGGGCGACTACCTGGCGAAAAACGGCAAGACCCAGCTACGCATTGCCGAAACAGAGAAATATGCCCACGTGACCTTCTTCTTCTCCGGCGGTCGTGAAGAACCGTTCCCGGGCGAGGAGCGCATCCTGATCCCGTCGCCAAAAGTGGCCACGTATGACTTGCAGCCTGAGATGAGCGCACCGGAAGTCACCGACCGCATCGTCGATGCCATTGAGAACCAGCGTTACGACGTGATCGTGGTCAACTACGCCAACGGCGACATGGTCGGCCACAGCGGCGTGTTCGACGCTGCGGTCAAAGCCGTTGAATGCCTGGACCTGTGCGTCGGCCGGATCGTCGATGCGCTGGAAAAAGTCGGTGGCGAAGCGTTGATCACCGCCGACCACGGTAACGTCGAGCAAATGTCCGACGAATCCACTGGCCAGGCGCATACGGCCCACACCACCGAGCCGGTGCCGTTCATTTATGTCGGCAAGCGGGACCTGACGGTTCGTGAAGGCGGTGTTCTGGCAGATGTGGCGCCGACAATGCTGATGTTGCTGGGCCTGGAAAAGCCAGCTGAAATGACCGGGACTTCAATACTGGTGTAA
- the secB gene encoding protein-export chaperone SecB, translated as MTDQQNTAASEEETAPQFSLQRIYVRDLSFEAPKSPAIFRQQWEPSVGLDLNTRQKALENDFHEVVLTLSVTVKNGDEVAFIAEVQQAGIFLIKNLDDASMSHTLGAFCPNILFPYARETLDSLVTRGSFPALMLAPVNFDALYAQELQRMQAAGETPTVQ; from the coding sequence ATGACTGACCAACAGAACACTGCAGCTAGCGAAGAAGAAACCGCACCGCAATTCTCCTTGCAGCGCATCTACGTACGTGACTTGTCCTTCGAAGCCCCGAAAAGCCCGGCGATCTTCCGCCAGCAGTGGGAGCCGAGCGTCGGTCTGGATCTGAATACCCGTCAGAAGGCACTGGAAAACGACTTCCACGAAGTCGTGCTGACCCTGTCCGTGACCGTGAAAAACGGTGACGAAGTGGCGTTCATCGCTGAAGTGCAACAGGCCGGGATCTTCCTGATCAAGAACCTGGACGACGCTTCGATGAGCCACACCCTGGGCGCGTTCTGCCCGAACATCCTGTTCCCGTACGCGCGCGAAACCCTGGACAGCCTGGTGACCCGCGGTTCGTTCCCGGCGCTGATGCTGGCCCCGGTGAACTTCGACGCGCTGTACGCACAAGAACTGCAGCGCATGCAGGCGGCGGGCGAGACTCCGACCGTTCAGTAA
- a CDS encoding murein hydrolase activator EnvC family protein, with protein sequence MLRVLIALALTCLLQPAFADERAQTQQQLDATRQDIAELKKLLGKLQEEKTGVQKDLKGTETEMGKLEKQVDALQKELQKSESELQRLDAEKKKLQSARIEQQRLIAIQARAAYQNGRQEYLKLLLNQQNPEKFARTLTYYDYLSQARLEQLKNFNETLRQLANVEKDIAMQQAQLLVQKSSLDSQRDELDKVRKERQQVLAKLNNDVKARDQKLAAREQDQADLSKVLKTIEETLARQAREAEEARQKALIAQQEAEKKRLREAQAQADATDAPRKPVRTTPGALVSSSGETFGGPFASSRGKLPWPVDGRLLARFGESRGDDARTKWDGVMISASAGSQVHAVHGGRVVFADWLRGAGLLVILDHGNGFLSLYGHNQTLLKAAGDVVKAGESISTVGNSGGQDTPALYFAIRQQGHPSDPAQWCRAQG encoded by the coding sequence ATGCTTCGCGTCCTGATAGCCCTCGCCCTGACTTGCCTGCTCCAACCGGCCTTCGCTGACGAGCGCGCGCAAACCCAACAACAGTTGGACGCCACGCGTCAGGACATTGCCGAGCTGAAAAAACTGCTGGGCAAGTTGCAGGAAGAAAAGACCGGGGTGCAAAAAGATCTCAAGGGCACCGAGACCGAGATGGGCAAGCTCGAGAAGCAGGTCGATGCCCTGCAAAAAGAGCTGCAGAAAAGCGAATCCGAGCTACAGCGACTCGATGCAGAGAAAAAAAAACTCCAGAGCGCGCGCATTGAACAGCAACGACTGATCGCCATTCAGGCCCGCGCGGCCTATCAGAACGGCCGCCAGGAGTACCTGAAGCTGCTGCTGAACCAGCAGAACCCGGAAAAATTCGCCCGCACCCTCACCTATTACGACTACCTGAGCCAGGCCCGCCTGGAACAGTTGAAGAACTTCAACGAAACCTTGCGTCAACTGGCCAATGTTGAAAAAGATATCGCCATGCAGCAGGCGCAACTGCTCGTGCAGAAGAGCAGCCTTGACAGCCAGCGTGACGAACTCGACAAAGTCCGCAAGGAGCGCCAGCAAGTCCTGGCCAAGCTCAACAACGACGTCAAGGCGCGCGATCAGAAGCTGGCCGCTCGCGAGCAGGATCAGGCCGACCTGTCTAAAGTCCTTAAAACCATCGAGGAAACCCTGGCCCGCCAGGCTCGTGAGGCAGAGGAAGCGCGGCAAAAAGCGCTGATCGCCCAGCAGGAAGCCGAAAAAAAGCGTTTACGTGAGGCTCAGGCGCAAGCAGATGCCACTGACGCCCCACGTAAACCTGTCCGAACGACCCCTGGCGCACTGGTGTCCAGTTCAGGCGAAACCTTTGGTGGCCCTTTTGCTTCAAGCCGGGGAAAACTTCCCTGGCCAGTTGATGGTCGACTGCTGGCACGCTTTGGCGAAAGCCGCGGCGACGACGCCCGCACCAAGTGGGACGGTGTAATGATCAGCGCCTCCGCCGGCAGCCAGGTACACGCCGTGCATGGCGGTCGCGTGGTGTTCGCCGACTGGTTGCGTGGCGCCGGGCTGCTGGTGATCCTTGACCACGGCAACGGTTTCCTGAGCCTTTACGGCCACAACCAGACGCTGCTCAAGGCTGCGGGTGACGTGGTAAAAGCCGGTGAGTCCATTTCCACCGTCGGCAACAGTGGCGGTCAGGACACACCAGCGCTGTATTTCGCAATTCGTCAGCAGGGTCACCCGAGTGATCCGGCGCAATGGTGCCGCGCGCAAGGATAG
- a CDS encoding tRNA (cytidine(34)-2'-O)-methyltransferase, whose amino-acid sequence MFHVILFQPEIPPNTGNVIRLCANSGCHLHLIEPLGFEMDDKRLRRAGLDYHEYATLQRHADLASCLESLGHPRLFAFTTKGSRPFHDASFAEGDAFLFGPESRGLPAEVLDALPGEQRLRLPMREGCRSLNLSNTVAVAVYEGWRQLGFK is encoded by the coding sequence ATGTTTCACGTCATCCTTTTCCAACCGGAAATTCCGCCGAATACCGGCAACGTTATCAGGCTGTGCGCCAACAGCGGCTGCCACCTGCATTTGATCGAGCCGCTGGGCTTCGAGATGGACGACAAGCGCCTGCGCCGGGCCGGCCTCGATTACCACGAGTATGCCACCCTGCAGCGCCACGCCGACCTCGCCAGCTGCCTGGAGAGCCTCGGTCACCCACGGCTGTTCGCCTTCACCACCAAGGGCTCGCGGCCGTTCCACGATGCCAGCTTCGCCGAGGGCGACGCCTTTCTGTTCGGCCCGGAAAGCCGTGGCCTGCCGGCGGAGGTGCTCGATGCCCTGCCCGGTGAGCAACGCCTGCGCCTGCCGATGCGCGAAGGCTGCCGCAGCCTGAACCTGTCGAACACCGTGGCGGTTGCCGTGTATGAAGGCTGGCGCCAGCTCGGCTTCAAATAA
- a CDS encoding S41 family peptidase produces the protein MLYLSRLTSLALTIALVIGAPLAFAAQPAPAVAPAGTAATTKAPLPLEELRTFAEVMDRIKAAYVEPVDDKTLLENAIKGMLSNLDPHSAYLGPEDFAELQESTSGEFGGLGIEVGAEDGFIKVVSPIDDTPASKAGIQAGDFIVKINGQPTRGQSMTEAVDKMRGKIGQKITLTLVRDGGTPFDVTLARAIIQVKSVKSQLLESGYGYIRITQFQVKTGEEVSKALAKLRKDNGKKLNGIILDLRNNPGGVLQAAVEVVDHFITKGLIVYTKGRIANSELRFSATGKDESEAVPMVTLINGGSASASEIVAGALQDQKRAVVMGTTSFGKGSVQTVLPLNNERALKITTALYYTPNGRSIQAQGIVPDIEVRRAKITNEQDGEYFKEADLQGHLGNGNGGADKPTGSGGKAKVMPQDDDYQLAQALSLLKGLSITSGR, from the coding sequence ATGCTGTATTTGTCCCGCCTTACCTCGCTGGCCCTGACGATCGCCCTGGTGATCGGCGCGCCTCTGGCGTTCGCCGCTCAACCTGCTCCGGCGGTCGCACCTGCGGGCACTGCTGCGACCACCAAGGCGCCATTGCCGCTGGAAGAGTTGCGCACCTTTGCCGAGGTCATGGACCGGATCAAGGCCGCCTATGTCGAACCTGTGGATGACAAAACCCTGCTGGAAAACGCCATCAAGGGCATGCTCAGCAACCTCGACCCGCACTCCGCCTACCTGGGCCCGGAAGACTTCGCTGAATTGCAGGAAAGCACCAGCGGCGAATTCGGCGGCCTGGGCATCGAAGTCGGCGCCGAAGACGGTTTCATCAAGGTGGTGTCGCCGATCGATGACACCCCGGCGTCCAAGGCTGGCATCCAGGCCGGCGATTTCATCGTCAAGATAAACGGCCAGCCGACCCGTGGCCAGAGCATGACCGAAGCCGTGGACAAGATGCGCGGCAAGATCGGCCAGAAAATCACCCTGACCCTGGTGCGCGACGGCGGCACGCCGTTCGACGTGACCCTGGCCCGCGCCATCATTCAAGTGAAGAGCGTGAAGAGCCAGCTGCTGGAGTCCGGCTACGGCTACATCCGCATCACCCAGTTCCAGGTCAAGACCGGCGAAGAGGTTTCCAAGGCCCTGGCCAAGCTGCGCAAGGATAACGGCAAGAAGCTCAACGGCATCATCCTCGATCTGCGCAACAACCCGGGTGGCGTGCTGCAAGCAGCGGTGGAAGTGGTCGACCACTTCATCACCAAGGGCTTGATCGTTTATACCAAAGGCCGCATCGCCAACTCCGAACTGCGCTTCTCCGCCACCGGCAAGGACGAAAGCGAAGCCGTGCCGATGGTCACGCTGATCAACGGCGGCAGTGCCTCGGCTTCGGAGATCGTCGCCGGCGCCTTGCAGGATCAGAAACGTGCGGTGGTCATGGGCACCACCAGTTTCGGCAAGGGCTCGGTCCAGACCGTGCTGCCGCTCAATAACGAGCGCGCACTGAAAATCACCACGGCGCTGTACTACACGCCGAACGGCCGCTCGATCCAGGCGCAGGGCATCGTCCCGGACATCGAAGTGCGCAGGGCCAAGATCACCAACGAACAGGACGGCGAGTACTTCAAGGAAGCCGATCTGCAAGGCCACCTGGGCAATGGCAACGGCGGCGCCGACAAGCCTACCGGCTCGGGCGGCAAAGCCAAGGTAATGCCGCAGGATGACGATTATCAGCTGGCCCAGGCCTTGAGCCTGCTCAAAGGGCTGAGCATCACCTCTGGCCGCTGA
- the ntrC gene encoding nitrogen regulation protein NR(I) — protein MSRSETVWIVDDDRSIRWVLEKALQQEGMTTQSFDSADGVMSRLARQQPDVIISDIRMPGASGLDLLARIREQHPRLPVIIMTAHSDLDSAVASYQGGAFEYLPKPFDVDEAVSLVKRANQHAQEQQGLEVPVALTRTPEIIGEAPAMQEVFRAIGRLSHSNITVLINGESGTGKELVAHALHRHSPRAASPFIALNMAAIPKDLMESELFGHEKGAFTGAANLRRGRFEQADGGTLFLDEIGDMPADTQTRLLRVLADGEFYRVGGHVPVKVDVRIIAATHQNLETLVHAGKFREDLFHRLNVIRIHIPRLSDRREDIPTLAKHFLSRAAQELAVEPKLLKSETEEYLKNLPWGGNVRQLENTCRWITVMASGREVHISDLPPELLSLPQDSAPVTNWEQALRQWADQALARGQSSLLDSAVPAFERIMIETALKHTAGRRRDAAVLLGWGRNTLTRKIKELGMKVDGGDDDEGEEG, from the coding sequence ATGAGCCGTAGTGAAACCGTGTGGATCGTCGATGACGACCGTTCTATCCGTTGGGTCCTGGAAAAAGCCCTGCAGCAAGAAGGCATGACCACGCAAAGCTTCGACAGCGCCGATGGCGTGATGAGCCGCCTGGCGCGCCAGCAACCGGATGTGATCATCTCCGACATCCGCATGCCCGGCGCCAGCGGCCTGGACCTTCTGGCGCGGATTCGCGAACAGCACCCACGGCTGCCAGTGATCATCATGACTGCGCACTCCGATCTGGACAGCGCTGTCGCGTCCTATCAGGGCGGTGCGTTCGAATACCTGCCCAAGCCGTTCGATGTCGATGAAGCGGTATCGCTGGTCAAGCGCGCCAACCAACATGCCCAGGAACAACAAGGCCTGGAAGTCCCGGTCGCCCTGACCCGCACCCCGGAAATCATCGGCGAAGCGCCGGCGATGCAGGAAGTGTTTCGCGCCATCGGGCGCTTGAGCCATTCCAACATCACCGTGCTGATCAATGGCGAATCCGGTACCGGTAAAGAACTGGTAGCCCATGCCCTGCACCGTCACAGCCCACGGGCGGCTTCACCGTTCATCGCGCTGAACATGGCGGCGATCCCGAAAGACCTGATGGAGTCCGAGCTGTTCGGTCATGAGAAAGGTGCGTTCACCGGTGCGGCCAACCTGCGGCGCGGACGTTTTGAACAAGCGGACGGTGGCACGCTGTTCCTCGATGAAATCGGCGACATGCCGGCCGACACCCAGACCCGTCTGTTGCGCGTTCTGGCCGATGGCGAGTTCTATCGCGTCGGAGGCCACGTGCCAGTGAAGGTCGATGTGCGAATCATCGCCGCGACTCACCAGAACCTGGAAACCCTGGTACACGCCGGGAAATTCCGTGAGGACTTGTTCCACCGTCTCAACGTGATCCGCATTCATATCCCAAGGCTGTCGGACCGTCGCGAAGACATCCCGACCCTGGCCAAGCACTTCCTCAGCCGCGCCGCGCAAGAACTGGCGGTGGAGCCCAAGCTGCTGAAAAGCGAAACCGAGGAGTACCTGAAGAACCTGCCGTGGGGCGGCAACGTGCGTCAGCTGGAGAACACGTGCCGCTGGATTACGGTGATGGCTTCGGGTCGCGAAGTGCACATCAGTGACTTGCCGCCGGAACTGCTGAGCCTGCCGCAGGATTCGGCACCGGTGACCAACTGGGAGCAGGCGCTGCGGCAGTGGGCTGATCAAGCCCTGGCCCGTGGTCAATCGAGCCTGCTCGACAGCGCCGTGCCGGCTTTCGAGCGGATCATGATCGAGACCGCCCTCAAACACACCGCCGGCCGCCGCCGCGATGCTGCGGTGTTGCTGGGGTGGGGGCGTAATACCCTGACGCGCAAGATCAAGGAATTGGGGATGAAGGTTGATGGTGGGGATGATGATGAGGGCGAAGAAGGCTAA